A single genomic interval of Pyrus communis chromosome 7, drPyrComm1.1, whole genome shotgun sequence harbors:
- the LOC137739814 gene encoding conserved oligomeric Golgi complex subunit 5-like: MASSSSPASSSASPLQRLSTFKSSTPTSAIATASPLDTFASDPIFSVFLSPSFSSTTFSSAALSSGSPASTAEKLQHAIRLLESQLRSEVLSRHSDLLAQLSSLHHADHALSTVRSSVAALESSLRHTRSELSDPLASIRTLTIQLQNLHASSDLLHHSIRALRLSSKLRSLASDDPDRLDLAKAAQLHCEILALYNEYDLASIGVVDSELEWVKETGDKLRTEAMKVLERGMEGLNQAEVGTGLQVFYNLGELRRAMDQLINKYKGMGMKSVSAALDMKAISGSAGGGFGPGGIRGGGGTPQIGSGGKAREAIWQRMGSCMDQLHSIMVVVWHLQRVLSKKRDPFTHVLLLDEVIQEADPMITDRVWEALVKAFANQMKSAFTASSFVKEVFTMGYPKLFSMIDNLLERIARDTDVKGVLPAITSEGKEQLVAAVEIFQKSFLGLCLGRLSDLVNTVFPVSSRGSVPSKEHISIIISRIQEEIESVQLDGRLTLLVLREIGKVLLLLGERAEYRISTGPEARQVNGPATPAQLKNFMLCQYLQEIHTRISSMVTGLPTIASDVLSPSLGAIYGVASDSVTSLFQAMLERLESCILQIHEQRFGVLGMDAAMDNNASPYMEELQKCILHFRSEFLSRLLPPKSATVGTETICTRLVRSMAARVLIFFIRHASLVRPLSESGKLRMARDMAELELAVGQNLFPVEQLGGPYRALRAFRPLIFLETSQLGGSPLLQDLPPSVALHHLYSRGPDELQSPLQRNKLTPLQYSMWLDSQGEDQVWKGIKATLDDYAMHVRARGDKEFSPVYPLMLQLGSSLTENPRATQKS; encoded by the exons ATGGCTTCTTCTTCATCTCCCGCCTCCTCCTCCGCTTCCCCACTGCAACGCCTCTCCACCTTCAAATCCTCAACCCCCACCTCCGCCATCGCCACCGCATCCCCTTTAGACACATTCGCCTCAGACCCAATCTTCTCTGTCTTCCTCTCTCCCTCCTTCTCCTCCACCACCTTCTCCTCCGCCGCCCTCTCCTCCGGCTCCCCCGCCTCTACGGCCGAAAAGCTCCAGCACGCCATCCGCCTCCTCGAGTCTCAGCTCCGCTCCGAGGTCCTCTCCCGCCACTCCGACCTCCTCGCCCAGCTCTCCTCCCTCCACCACGCCGATCACGCCCTTTCCACCGTTCGATCCTCCGTTGCCGCCCTCGAGTCCTCCCTCCGCCACACCCGGTCTGAGCTTTCCGACCCCCTCGCCTCCATCCGCACCCTCACCATCCAGCTCCAAAATCTCCACGCCTCCTCCgatcttctccaccactccaTCAGAGCCCTACGCCTCTCCAGTAAGCTCCGGTCCCTCGCCTCCGATGACCCCGACCGCCTCGATCTCGCCAAGGCTGCTCAGCTCCATTGCGAGATCTTAGCTCTTTACAACGAGTACGACCTCGCCAGCATTGGTGTGGTCGATTCCGAGCTCGAGTGGGTCAAGGAGACGGGAGACAAGTTGCGTACGGAGGCGATGAAGGTTTTGGAGAGAGGGATGGAGGGTTTGAACCAGGCCGAGGTTGGGACCGGTCTGCAGGTGTTTTACAATTTGGGAGAGCTGAGACGGGCGATGGATCAGCTGATTAACAAGTATAAGGGAATGGGGATGAAGAGTGTGAGTGCAGCATTGGATATGAAGGCGATTTCTGGGTCGGCAGGAGGTGGGTTTGGGCCGGGTGGGATCAGAGGAGGCGGGGGCACGCCGCAGATTGGAAGTGGTGGGAAGGCGAGGGAGGCGATTTGGCAGAGGATGGGGAGTTGTATGGATCAGCTGCATTCGATAATGGTTGTGGTGTGGCACTTGCAGAGGGTGTTGTCGAAGAAGCGTGACCCGTTTACTCATGTATTGCTGCTTGATGAGGTTATTCAG GAAGCTGATCCTATGATAACAGACAGAGTGTGGGAGGCCCTTGTGAAGGCATTTGCCAACCAAATGAAGTCCGCTTTCACTGCATCAAGTTTTGTTAAAGAGGTTTTCACTATGGGGTATCCGAAGCTTTTCTCTATGATAGATAATCTTCTCGAAAGAATTGCACGCGACACAGATGTCAAAGGGGTTTTACCGGCTATTACGTCAGAGGGAAAGGAACAACTGGTTGCAGCTGTTGAAATATTCCAAAAATCATTTTTGGGACTCTGCTTGGGTCGCTTGTCAGACCTTGTGAATACTGTATTTCCAGTGTCCAGCCGTGGAAGTGTTCCCTCTAAAGAACATATCTCAATAATTATATCACGGATTCAAGAAGAAATTGAATCTGTTCAGTTGGATGGGCGCTTGACTCTTCTTGTATTGCGTGAAATTGGCAAGGTTCTTCTCCTACTTGGTGAACGAGCTGAGTACCGG ATATCAACTGGTCCTGAAGCACGTCAAGTCAATGGTCCTGCAACTCCTGCACAGCTCAAGAACTTCATGTTATGTCAGTATCTCCAAGAAATTCACACACGCATATCATCTATGGTTACAGGACTGCCCACTATTGCTTCAGATGTGCTGTCTCCCTCGTTAGGTGCAATATATGGGGTTGCTAGTGACTCAGTGACGTCCTTGTTCCAAGCTATGCTTGAGCGTCTTGAATCTTGCATCTTGCAAATTCATGAACAGAGATTTGGTGTGCTAGGCATGGATGCTGCTATGGACAACAATGCTTCACCTTACATGGAGGAGTTGCAAAAGTGCATTCTTCACTTCCGTAGTGAGTTCCTGTCTAGGCTTTTGCCTCCAAAATCTGCCACGGTTGGAACAGAGACCATATGCACTAGGCTTGTTAGGAGCATGGCTGCACGGGTTTTAATATTCTTTATCAGACATGCTTCTCTTGTCAGACCCCTTTCAGAATCAGGGAAACTAAGGATGGCCAGGGACATGGCTGAGCTAGAATTAGCTGTAGGCCAAAACTTGTTCCCAGTAGAGCAACTTGGTGGGCCATACAGAGCCCTTCGAGCATTTCGACCTCTTATCTTCTTGGAGACTTCCCAACTCGGAGGATCTCCTCTTCTTCAAGATCTACCACCAAGCGTCGCACTTCACCATCTTTACTCCCGAGGTCCTGATGAATTGCAATCACCCCTGCAAAGGAACAAACTAACACCTCTGCAATACTCAATGTGGCTAGATTCTCAAGGAGAGGATCAGGTATGGAAGGGTATCAAAGCAACACTGGATGACTATGCCATGCATGTAAGGGCTCGAGGTGACAAAGAGTTCAGCCCTGTCTATCCTCTAATGCTTCAGCTAGGGTCATCTTTGACGGAAAATCCTCGTGCGACCCAAAAGTCTTGA
- the LOC137738847 gene encoding uncharacterized protein, whose translation MENDQKSSPATTKKEKAAWSLKKVISKELWPRKFSVFKWKRVNFQITILDDVVFKILSVVEAIVLVSTLCFFYLCCGCHI comes from the coding sequence ATGGAAAATGATCAAAAGAGCTCACCGGcaacaacaaagaaggagaaggcaGCGTGGTCGTTAAAGAAGGTGATCAGCAAAGAGTTATGGCCAAGGAAATTCTCTGTGTTCAAATGGAAGCGCGTGAACTTTCAGATCACCATCCTCGACGACGTCGTCTTCAAGATACTATCCGTCGTGGAGGCCATCGTTCTGGTCTCGACGCTCTGCTTCTTCTACCTTTGCTGCGGTTGCCACATCTGA